Genomic DNA from Lactuca sativa cultivar Salinas chromosome 8, Lsat_Salinas_v11, whole genome shotgun sequence:
aaattaaagataaaCAACTATCTTTATCAATTTCTTATAGGTTTTCCCAATCTTGTTCAAAATCGATATTGTAACTTATACCACTCCGAAGCCAATCTTGGGTACAAATTCTACTTTCAACAATCTTAGGAGTCAAAGAAATCCTATACGGACCCAAAACCCTCCCGCTAGTGCTAAAAACATAATCCAAAGCAACAGTTGAGACAGGAATGGTAAACAAATCTTTAGCCATCAATGATAGAATCGCGAATCTTGGGCTATTCACTTTCCACCAATTAAAATGTtaaaacttgatgaatcttcttCAACACTTTCTTTCAAATACTTTTCCAACTCGCCAATTGATTCAACTATGTTTGTTTTCATCTTTTCTCTTAACTTATTTCTCAATGGTGGTTTTGGTGTCGTAGCATCCGGATTTTGGGATTTCCCTAAAATCGACGATGAATTACTAGACCTGGTAGTACTAGAAGTAATACTTGGAGAATAAACTCTAATTTAATCATTATATAATTTATACATAGAATCCATAATATTATTCTTTTTCTCCTCCATCTTTTCTTTTCCACAACGATCCTCAAGTAGTATAACTGAATACTTTACTTTGTTCCTTGGGTCAAGAATCAAAGCAAAGTAGAGCAATAAATTCAATTTTTCTACATCACCAAAATACTTATCAAACTTTACTCTCATTGCCAATGCAATATCACAAATGCTAACATTGGAAATAGCATCATCCAAGAGTGTACGAATGGAATAAATATCTTCAATGCACGTGTTTGATGTCATGTATAGTGTCTCAGAAATCCTTTCAGTAAAATCACAAAGTGGTTTTAAAAAATGACACAAATGCCTAATATGTTGCCAATCGCTCGGCGAAGAAATCGCTAAACCCGCATTTTCAATGTTGGAACGAAACTCATATTCCTTTAGATCGTATCTCTCAAATGTTTTTTCATAAGCTTGGGAAATATTGAACATACGATAAGTAGAGTTCCATCTTGTTGGAACATCTCTTACCATGTGTTACGTTGTACCCGGATTAACAAGCATGGAAAACTTGGTGAATTTATCAATTCTTGAAGGTGATTGCCTAATCCACTTTACCGCCCATCTAATTATCTCAACCGACTTATCAACCTTTTTAATACCATCTTGCACCACCAAGTTTAAAATGTGGGCAACACATCTCATGTGTGTCCATTTCCCATTTAAGAGAAACTTATTggaattttgaaatatttttttaaaaaacactATATTGCCACGTCATTAGCACTTGCGTTGTCAATGAAAATTGTGAAAACATTTTTTATTCCCCAATCTATTAAGCATTTCTCAACCGCTAATCCAATATCAACCCCACGATGACTTTCTTGAGGACAAAAACTcaacacttttttttttcaattcccATTCATTGTCTACAAAGTTGGCGGTGAGACACATATAACTTGATTGTTGTGTTGAAGTCCAAGTATCGGTGGTCAAACAAATCCtaccaacattttttttaataaaagctCGAAGTTTTTGTTTTTCTTCTTGAAACAATTGGTAGGTATCGGTTGTACTTGTACTTATACATGGAATTTTACACAATGGTTGAGTAACACTATTGTAATGTTCAAAGTCCGCACCTTCTACAAAACCAAATGGAAGTTCATCAACTACTAACATGTGTGCCAAAGCCCTCTTACTCTCTTTTTGATCAAATTTCCAAGATGTTAATTTATTTTCATCGCCTAAAGCTATTTGTGTTTGACCGACATTTACTTTAGCCAAGTAAGGCACACATTTGTCTAAATGAGTTAAAAGATTTTTGGTACCATACCCTTTCCCTTCACACTTGTATTGCCCGGAACCACAATCCTTACATTTCGATCTTTCAACTCCCTCTTTGTCTGTAAATATTTTGAATTCATCCCTAGGTTAATCATCTCATCTTCAATATACTCATTCGTTTATGACATCTACAAGTATATATACTCATTCGTTTCAGAcccaattatttattaatttctttttgaGTTATATAGAACTaacatttaatatttataaactaCTTTTTGAGTTATATAGAACTAGCATCTGGCACCAGATCTTGCAATGACTTCCTTAAACGTTTTGAAGAATGATAGTATGGTCAAACCCCTTAAATTGAATCTTGATAATTTTCTAGTTGTGTAAAACATAGTGACTGTCTATCTTCCCTCAGATGGACCAAGGATGATGCTCAAAAAGTAAGACCATATATGGAATGAAAAGGGAGTCAATAGTAACTTCTTACCAAGTCTCATTCTAGACATGTTTAACGAAATGGTAATGTATCTTGCTGATTGGATTAGATTTAACGGACTCCATTTTCTACAAAATGATACTTTAAAACCAAAAAACTGAATTTAATGCCCTTAGAATGCTAAAACAAATAAAACAGAAACCGATAGTTATTTTGGCTACAATGATGGTTaacctaataatatattaattgtccTATTCAAGAACCTACTATCGAACTAAACAGAAATATAAGGTATTTATTTCATTCCACCGATAAGTTTGAAGGTGGCGTTGCATCATATCTAGTAGCAAACAACTTTTTCCACACTTGGTCTGATGATCAATCATTACGTATTTGAGTTATGTTAAGATCAACATATAATCATGGACATATAATACGGCCAAATTGATAATATTAAACCATAGTGGatgcaaaaattttaaattctaattaACAACTACACACGAAGACACAAAGCCTTCTTTTGATCGATCAAGGTGGAGTCGAATGTTGATGAGGAGACTGTGATTAACAACCGAAAAGTGATCATATGGAGTCAAATGTCGTTGAGGGTTTAACGTCTTTAAGGGTTTATCGATGAGGGCTTGCGTCGATCATAAGAAGACACTGAAGGGTTTTCTAAGCGTGCATAACCTGACGTTCTGACTACCTCCGACTCATGTGTAAATGTATATTGGCTATTATTTAAAAATTGAATTCGGGTATTTGAGTATACCCGAAAATTAATATTCACATCTAttacccgacctatattattatcgggttaacctaCTACCCAATTGTTAATACCTGTTACCCGCtctacccgacccattctaccTGAATTCGTAACAGGTTGGGTGGGTAGAACAGGTTTCAGTTTTTTTCGACAAGCCTGTGCTTAACAGTGCTTTACCAGTTTTGTTGCAGaccttcgattggtcataacttcttcgttataactcggattttagtgttctttatatttttgaaaaccttgttatGATATCTACCACTTGGTACATCCAaattgagatttttgaacatttcattttgacgctattttatttattcaaaaataggttacaatatttgactttaagtcattacattgacttgaaatatcgggttgttacaatgaTCGAGAGCAACATTAACAGTTTTGGGTTCAACTTTGGAAACGAAtgagttaaaaatgaaaaattccactttagagaataatacAGTTTGTTTCGCTTTTATCTGATATCTCGTAAGAACACATGCAGAAGATTCGCCAATTACTTGGGTTTTTTGGTGATCTCAGGTCCATTTGGTTAGTGGAGGATAGTTTAGATCATAAgtgggatccaattcagcatttacttcTTTAAATTCTGATTGAACGTCCGAATCATCATTCGCATccttattctccccctcgaatgatgagagATCCTCTTTTTCAGGAATTGTAGAATCCCCTGTGAATGGACGTTCGTGAGTCATTGTGGGAGGTGAGTCATTCGTATCAGAGGATGGGTCAGAAAAAAGAGACGAAGTGTAACCCTCCACCTGTAATGGAATGTTTGTATCTTGTGGTGTAGATTGCTCCCTTTAAGGACTTGCATTGGagtcagaattctccccctggaatATAGTACTCGTGTCTTGAGGCACGTTCATAGTTGATGGCTGATTTTGCATATCTTTTGCATCTTTATCAATTATCTTCCACAATTCGTctactttgttgtcagctgcttTCGCTTAAGATGTgatagccttctctggttcatcaaagagtagCATTAATTTGTCATACAGATTGGAGATTGGAATAGTTACTGGACTTGGCTTAGGTAAGATTTCCTCCGTTTGATTCTCATTGGACTGAATCCTCTTCAAGTATTTGTCATCGAACGTAACATAATAGATTTCTTCCATCTTCTCTGAGCATttgttgagaaccctatatgccttggaggtcattgaatatcccaagaatataCCCTCTCAGGTTTCACATCGAATTTGTTATGTTGTTCcttggaattgaaaatgaaacacctggAACCAAATACATGGAAAAACTTAACATTAGGTTTACGAGTATTTATGATTTCATAGGGAGTAATAGAGAATCGCTTATTTAAGATACATCTATTTTGGGTGAAACAAGAAGTTGCAATAACATCTGCCCATAAGTATAAAGGAAGACATGCGAAAGTGAGCATAGTTcgtgcagcttcacacagagatcggctTAGACTTTCAACTACAtcgttctgttgtggagtgtaaagAGTAGAAAAGTTGTGTGAGACTCCCTTTTCATGAAGAAATTCTTCAAACGGCTGGTTTATGAACTCTAGCCCATTATCGTTGCGAACATTGCGAACCAGCTTTCGTAGTTGAAGCTCAATTTGCTTTATAAAGTCGTTGAGTTTTGGAGTAGCTTCATATTGTTCTTTAAGAAAATATACCcaagtgaaaaataaaaaatcatcaactattacaataatgtacttactaccaccaaCACTTTCAATTGCAGAAGGTTCGTAAAGGTCGATAtgtagaagttccaatggtttaATGACTTTTGTGTTCACTATTGTTGGATGACTCTTCCTGCTTTGTTTCCCCATCTCACAGGCTACACACAAATGATCTTTATCATACTTCAAGAGAGGAAgccctcgcacatgatcaccaagaacaagcttattgatgtctttgaagttgaggtgtgaAAGCCTTCTATGGCATAGCTACCTATCATTAGAGTGAGCTTTCTTAAGCAGACATATGGCAGGCTTCCCTCATATCGGGTTCAGGTTCAgaggatacatttctcctttcGCTACGACTTTAAGAGAACCGCTTTCTTCTTCTTTTATATAATCTCAGATCCTTCATCGTCAAAGGATACTTTCAAGCCCATCcctacaacaagttgtgaaacactaatTAGCTTGTCTTGTAAAACATCCACATATTCCACCTTACGAACCGAAAAAtatccatttgttatcatcccatagcCTTTGATATTTCCAACTGATTTGTTTCCATATTTCACATTTCCACCGTCGTTGAGAGCTCGAAACTCTCGTagctcctccttcctccctgtcatgtgatgtgagcagccATTGTCGATATACCATTCAGTGTAAAACTGCTCATCATGTATAACCTGTGAAAATTAAGCTGATTTAGGAGCCCAAAGTTGCTTGGGTCCTTGTGTGCCTTTTATAgaaagaggaaaagtaattgcaaAGATCAACCATATAAGTTCGTTTAACCAAAGTGGTTTCATCTTTCTTATTTATGGTGAACACTTTTActtcattattttttattttcatttcttttgaaTCAGATTGTTTTTGTTCGTTTTTTATTTGATTCTTGACAAATTCTTTCTTAACTTTCCATGAGTTAGTAGTCGACTTCTTGGTTAGAGCTTTAGAATCCGGTACTAATTTTCCCTTTCCTTTAATATCTTTGAACGAAGATTTTTTGGGTTGAGACTGATGAGATATTGGTTTCTCAATGGGCTTCTTTGAAAGAGAAGGTTTTTGAACAAGGTTCCTTTTCGGTTTTTGCTGATTACAAGAATGACAGTGTGAACATAAACTGGGATTTGCATGCGAAGGAGCCTTCGCATTCTGATTGTAAGATTTTTCTCTATGAACATAGTTGGAAGTTTGGGATTGCCAAAATGTTTTCCTTTAATTGAGATTTCATTGATATTTCATGTTCCTTTGCCATTTTTGATCCACAAGTTGCTCTGAGGACTAGTGGATGTTCGCCTTAGGTTTCGTTTTTCATGTACGAGATTCATTCGCCACTAACTTAGGTTCGCTTTGAATatccttggttccacttgaactTCCTTTTTCAAAGCATGAGCTTGtttagtggttctgccacatatcttcCTTTCACTCTGCATGAGGTTCTTTCTGATTGTCTATAGGAGCGGACCAAAAATACTCATCGCAACCATCTTTGTTATCTTCGTTGACGATGGACGCTAGTTCGATAGTTTGATTTTCGTCCAATCCTTTAGTAGCAAATAGTTGATTAGGGACAGTTTGCACTTTGGGAAAAACGGTTGCGTTGGCTTTTAAAATTTTAGGTTTATTCTGATAAATGCGAGCGAATTCAACCGATTTTTTTAGAAATCAAATCTTTCGTACGTTTAGGTTTGTTTTTAATAAACTCTGAGCAATCCACCTCATCATCTACAAAGATTTTGCTCATATCACTGTTCTCATCGAAATCAGATGTGCTTTCAACATTTATCTTATTTTTTGAACTCAATGAATCGAATTTCTGTATAGTATCAGATTTAATATGtttcttatcgttttcatccaaaagttgtttttatcatgtttttgggaTCTTTGGACTTAATGTATGATTCAATTCATTCCAGTGCTACCCTATAAGCATCAGATGTCTCGTCATACGAGACGATGGATTCACACTTATAATAGTCGGCGTCAATTTTGTCTTCCTTTAGTTCGAGAAATGGCAAAATTCATCTTGTGAATTTTCTCACCAATCTCACAATCAAGGTGCAACtgagttattttaaattaaagcCTTTTAGCAATCAAGCAAAAAATGTTACATTGTTCTAAAAgcatcaaattgtctctttgcaagtAAATTAACAGATCCCTAGACTTAGACAAATCCAACTCGATCTTCGCAATCCATATTCGCCTCTCCTCACTTTTCGATGAAACCCTGCTAATTTCATCAATTAGGTTAGAGTTTATCAAACGGGTTCTTTTAAAACTATCACTAAtgtttgaaaaagtaaattttaggtCATTTAATTCAGTTTCGTATATAGACACAGTTATATTGAGAGATTCAAGAATTAGATTTACCTTGTTGATCAACTGTTCACATTCGTTGATTTGTTTAGGAACTGTTCTTGTGGCGAAATAGCTATCATCTCTTCTTTCACTCCCAGTAGCATTCTCCTGCGTCTGTGACCCATCACCtgtcaccatcaagcaccttcatgcaaactgtgacatccccattttcacgacaagaaaagatcgattttctttatgctttataaaaatcagagtacttcatttcatacaaatgttgcggaatttgttcctagaaaaacatggtaaatacgttattaaaacattttcgaagaaacatatttatttcattttaaaacatttgggatgtcatcgttaatacaggaacataagcataaacataacttacaattatttacaatagtgatctacatctctttaaatctctcagtgtaatgtcacttcatatcaacacctgcgATATAattaaactaagtgggtcaggttgggaaacctggtgagcacatagggttttcaaccgacaataatgtaattattatttttaaacatcaaacaatcaacccaattacccattcccgttatcctcacattacgtccctaaaacatctaacacaagggacttagtcaaaggactatcattgggatggacactgctgctaaggggattccttggcaatgaaagtcctaaaggcaaccatatgggggatggagtacacctggtgagcacacagttcacacagttcgaataaacacatagttcgaataaacacacagttcaaataaacacacagttcgaataaacacctacaggttatgagcctgctagtgttccactggactgtctagaatagtccgtggtcgtcatcgatactccgctagatgactagatcatcaaaaATAGCTATAACGacgcctctcattattttattttgtcacacacaactattacatctacccatgttttacccgacacattttgtagatataaaatacatatacagtttaaatcattgaagacatgtataaaacgttcatcgagcatagatagcaagtatacggataatatacacacacagcacgtaatttatataaaatacttcatatctatgtgtaagctgaaagtaactatacactcacttgaaaggtggtgactcagcacttggacagcgcttcgatactctcaaaacgatttttcttcgataaaacctactgtcaataccactagggtttagtctaacgataaccacgacaaattaattgtctgactattattattattatataagcgttaataacactcaatataactcataataatagcccaaataattattttaaggacctaataacattcctataattatttgaaagctatatttaaaattgcgtaagcgtagcacacttacaccgaattttatcgaaaaccagaacttaattggagcagcgtttcgaaaccaaaaTACTCCTTTTTGTCGGGACTacgggagccttggggcttccctagggtgctaggggttttacctAGGGCTTAGGAGTGGTttgggagcttagagagagaaagattttagagagagaaggagaatgGTGTGGAAAATGAAGGCTGCCCTCgcagctatttataggctgctggcttcggactacgctgggcgtaccgagggtacgctgggcgtactcctcggataagaccacCAACTCGGACCCAACTGTCTTGCACTCATCGGATGGATCAGACCAAAGTTACGCAGGGCGTAGCTTctttgtacgcggggcgtaatagcaaggcttcgtggcatgatccgaagcgagatctgatcaacgatggacggcccacaacacgccacgtcatcaattccttatcagccttcgcaaattcgatcataaatattaaaaattcGTAAATTTCGCGTACGAggtccgttttcgacgttctttatatccacgcgaaggtgggaacgtactctacaactttcgtttagaatccgtcgcctaattttggctcgattttaaattttatattattaataggccgggacaggattggtccgttaaatcctcataagttcttcatccgacatccgttttggcccatctttttcttgttacgctactcttaacgagatcttcgattctcatttaggacgtgttggctaaaaaccactcgatctaatattcggatttcgggttgtacactactagtttgaaacttcggaaaatcataacttcttcatacgaagtcagatttgggcgtgctttttatcgatgttcttagtttaacatattctacgacttttgtttagatttctaaggctaaatctcactctatcgtaaattcactatttacgcttcccggtgccgtgccggttctgtcgcgaaacttcgacaggtcataacttcttcgttataactcggatttcggcgttctttatatgtacggaaaccttgtgacatattctacaactcggttaagattatttattctaaataatcttttgtcgaaaagtcgttttcgacccctattgcctctaaattgactagcccggatctacgggcgttacaattatctcccccttaggatgattacgtcccggaataaTCAACAAAACAGGGCACGTATAATGACCCCATACAtcgtctcttcatcctaggtaataattttaacttctatattccttcaagtctatctcttagactcattgactgtaagcagtactcgatcgtacacctgctctctacctcaggttagactaattatgacctttaagtcacaatctcgatccttactggatacgaagttgagatgagttcttttattactactatagatcgatgtgtcatattctaatgacctattatTGTATGTTGCatcgcttagactcaggtcttttagagttaaattctaaaacagactataccttccttcatgttctaatgtgatataatcacactataACATTACGCATTTctggctaccaacttctttaacaacgagcgtgatacttctattgatcgctttgatttgaatcgtttggtttaagtcagaagctacatcaaacttggttctctgaaccacgtaacctactcatcgtagtcggactcaatgggatatgaccactagggtcgggataaaaacaatcttcttagtcattaccgaaacaatggtaacgacatacttgaataaaacaaaatcaattactagcttcttggtaaccttgtgactttccctgatccaagtgtgagtcatgtgcttccagtagtataggcctctactaccatttacacctactcatactcgtgccaagtattgtcccgtagttttccaagtcaccgcacaagaaaatcacataccagcttaacacatcaaatatcaagacggaggtttttttttattattccttgaaacgattacattgGTGTTCAAGTGCACCCTAGACTATgactctaacaggctacatcatatgattctatggctacttcataactcgaccttcggatgtcaagccttcactcctgaatcctcgcattgtcatctgcttcatcaaggatcatttgaaatgctcttgcctttggttatggcggcacatttggctttgtagccccctctctctttgggcagtcttgcttgaagtgcccttcctcattacattcgtaacacacctttttgttgaatttacactcgttggcataatgcccatgcttcccacacttgaaacaagttaccTCCTCACttcattttccagagtgtttctttttgcacttctcgcaccatctttcttcactccctcctctaaacttcctggtactggtcttgcttctctcatcgggatttgcagacccctcaaacttccccTTTTCACCAACCTCGAttttgttggcggctcttcccttgatcatatcctccacagacttggcagcccagatagctgcctccaaggtaggtgcctgacgcactggcaccgtgT
This window encodes:
- the LOC111899308 gene encoding uncharacterized protein LOC111899308, with amino-acid sequence MAKEHEISMKSQLKENILQKPKRNLVQKPSLSKKPIEKPISHQSQPKKSSFKDIKGKGKLVPDSKALTKKSTTNSWKVKKEFVKNQIKNEQKQSDSKEMKIKNNEVKVFTINKKDETTLVIHDEQFYTEWYIDNGCSHHMTGRKEELREFRALNDGGNVKYGNKSVGNIKGYGMITNGYFSVRKVEYVDVLQDKLISVSQLVVGMGLKVSFDDEGSEII
- the LOC111899307 gene encoding zinc finger BED domain-containing protein DAYSLEEPER-like, which gives rise to MVRDVPTRWNSTYRMFNISQAYEKTFERYDLKEYEFRSNIENAGLAISSPSDWQHIRHLCHFLKPLCDFTERISETLYMTSNTCIEDIYSIRTLLDDAISNVSICDIALAMRVKFDKYFGDVEKLNLLLYFALILDPRNKVKVYSPSITSSTTRSSNSSSILGKSQNPDATTPKPPLRNKLREKMKTNIVESIGELEKYLKESVEEDSSSFNILIGGK